Within the Thermus oshimai DSM 12092 genome, the region TTCCCCCAGGGCCTCCTCCGGGGTGAGGAGGTCCCGCCCGGAGAGGTCCTTGGGCAGGAGGCCTAGGGCGTAGAGCTTTCGGGCCAGGCTCGGGGGGCCCACCTCCAGGGGGAGGCTTGCCCGGGCCGGGCCGTAGCGGACCTCCAGGGTGTACCGCCCGGGGGCCTTGGGGGTCACCGCGGGGCCCGTTTCCACCAGGGCGGTGGTGAGGGGAGGGAAGCCCAGGGGCTTGGCCTCCTCCGCCACGGGCCCTTCGGGGGCTAGGAGGGCCACCCGGAGCTCCCCTTTGGGGAGGAAGGGGCTTCCCTCCAGGCGCACCTCGGGGAAGATGGCCTCCCCGGCCCGGAAGGGCCTGGCGTCCCGGTCGCCCGGGATGAGGACCAGCCGGAGGAGGGTTAGGGCCACCCCGTCCCCTTCCAGCCGTTTTAGGGCTCTTTGGGCCAGGGGGGCGGCGGGGTGGCGGGGGCGGGCCTCCAGGAAGGCCCGGTAGAGGGCCTTGGCCTCGAGGCCCGCCCGCTCCGAGAGGTAGGCCCGGAAGAAGAGGGCGAGGGGCTCTTCCCGCTCCTCCAGGTCCTTGAGGGCGGCCTCCACGTCTTCCCCTTCGTCCAGCCTTAAGGCGCGGTCGTAGGCGGCCTTGGCCCCCAGGACGTCCCCATAGATCGCCCGGAAAAGCCCCAGGTTGTAGTAGGCGGTGGCGTTTGGGGCAAGCCTTACCGCCCGCTCCGAGGCCAGGATGGCCCGGGGGAGGTCCCCCGTGAGGTAGTGGGCCCAGCCCAGGTTGGTCCAGTAGAGCCAGTGGTCGGGCCGGAGCTTTAGGGCCTTGAGGAGGGCCTCCCGGGCCTCCTCCCCCCTTCCTTCCTCGAAGGCGGCGAAGCTCACCTCCTCCCAGGCGAAGGCCAGGTAGGGGTAGGCCTCCGCCAGGGCGCGGGCGCTTCCCTTCCAGCGCCCGTCCTCCAGGGCCCGGTAGAGGAGGTGGGCGGTGAGCCGGTCCAGAAGCCCCCCCTTCTCCAGGCCCTCCGCGGCCCGTAGGGCCTCCTCCTTCTTCCCCTGGGCCAGGAGGTCCAGGGCCTCGTAGGCCGCTGGAGGCCTCCCCTGCCAGAGGAGGAGGAGCCTCCCCGGAAGGAGGCCTTCCAAAAGCCCGCTTCCCCGGCCTTCCTTAAGGTCCAGGGCGGATCGGTGCAGGGGATCGGGGTCTTCCCCTTGGGCCAGGGCCCGGAGCCTCTCCTCGGGGAGAAGGGGCTCGGGGAGGGGACTATAGCGGGGGGCGAGGCCCTTCCCCTGGAGCCAGAGCCAGGCGAGCCCGGGGGTTGGGAAAAGCCCCTCCTCCACCCCGTCCCCCTTTGCCAGGAAGACCCTCAGGCCCCGTTCCTCCTCCCGGCCCAGGAGGACCCAGTCCGCGCCGGTGATCTCCCGGGCCAAGGCGGCCCCCGCTTGGGTGTACAGCCCTCCCACGAGCTCATACCCCTGCCGCCAGGGGGGCTCGGGGAGGAGGAGGGCGAGAAGGGTGGGCGGGGGGGCTTGGAGCCCCAGGGCGAAGGCCTGGGCCAGCTGGTACCCCCTAGGCCCCTCAAAGGGCAGAACCAGGCCCTGGGCCAGGGCCGGGACCAGGAAAAGGAGAAGGGCAAGCCGCTTCATGCCCCCATGCTAGCCTTTTTCCCTGAGGACCATGTAAGCGAAGCGGAAAAGCCTGGGGGCCCGGCGCCAGCGCTTAGGGTCCAGGCCCACCCGTAAGAGCCACTCCAGCCCCAGCCGCTGGGCCCAAAGGGGGGGGCGTTTGGCCTCCCCCGCCAGCACGTCCAGGGTGCCCCCCACCCCCATGGCCACCCGGGCCCCTAGGTGGGCCTTGTTCCGGTGGATGAAGACCTCCTGCCGCTCCCCCATGCCCACCAGGAGAAGGTCGGGGGCTTTCTTTTGGATGTCCTCCAGGACAGGGCCTTCCTCCCGGAAGTAGCCGTGGTGGAAGCCCACCACCTCCCCCCCAAGCCGGGCCACCTCTTTGGCCGCCTTTTCCGCCACCCCGGGCCTTCCCCCAAGCAGGTAGACCCGGAGGCCGGGAAAACGCCCGAGGAGGGCCAGGGTGAGGTCTATCCCGGTGACCCGTTCCTTAAGCTCCACTCCGCAAAGCCTTTGGGCCGCCCAGAGGATCCCCACCCCGTCCGGGGTGACGAGCTCGGCCTCGAGGACCGCCCGCCTCAAGGCCTCGTCCTCCTGGGCCCGCACGGCGATCTCCGGGTTCAGGGTGACCACCTGGTGCGCCCCCCCCTCCTCCAGGAAGCGCCCGATGCGCTCCAAAGCCCCTTCCATGTCCACGGGGTCTAAGGGGAGGCCGAGGAGGGTTAGCCGTTCCATGGCGCGAAGCGGTAGGCCAGGCGGTCCTGGCTCAGGCCGTAGGCCGCCTTGGGGTAGCGGCGCTTTTCCACCAGCGTGGGCACCACCGGGTCCACCCCGATGAGGCTGGCTAGGGCCAGCTCCTCCGTGCGCCCCTGGCGGTGGAGGGCCTGCCCTTCCTCGCTCTGGAACAGGGCCTCCTGGGGGTCGGGGAAGGCCTTGAGGAGGAGGGCGGCCATGTGGGGGGGGCCTTCGGGCCGGAGGCGCTTTAGGAGGAAGCCCGCGGCCACCAGGGCCGAGAGGAGGGGCTCAGGGGCCCCCGCGGGCCTTAAGGTGAGGCCCTTTTCCCCGGAGAACCGTTCCAGGACGGCCTTGGCGTTGCGGAAGTTGGCCAGGTAGACCTCTTCCTCCTCCGGGAGGAGGCTTTCGTACAGGGTGGGGGCCGCCAGGATGGGGAGGCGGCCTTCCACCTGAAGCCCCGGCAGGTCCGCCAGGGCCAGGCGGCCGTGGAAGCCCTCAGGGGGGAACCCCTCCGCCTCTCCCAAAAGGAGGGCCTTGGCCCCGAGCTCCTCCGCCAGGAGCCGGGCCACCTTGGGCCCGGGGGCCACCCAGACCGCCTCCGCGCCCCGGGCGAGGAGGGCGGTGAGGAGGCTTCCCGCGGGGAGGACCTCCACCAGGAGAAGGGGGCCCTGGGCCGGGGTTCGGCACAGGTCAAGCCGGCACACGCCGCCATCATACCCTGTACCTTAGGGGCATGCGGCTTCGGGACATCGGGGAAAGGGCCCTCCTCAAGGGGCTTGCCCCCCTGGGCTACCCGGAAGGAGCCCCCCTCCCTCCGGGGGACGACGCGGGGGGGGTGTGGGTGGGGGAGGGGGCCTGGCTCCTGAAGACGGACGGCTTCCTCTACCGGGAGGTGGCCCTAAAGGGGATGGGCCCCTTTGAGGTGGGCTTCCGGGGGGTGGCGGCCACGGCCTCGGACCTCCTCGCCAAGATGGCCCGGCCCCTGGGCTTCACCCTGGGCCTTTTCCTCCCCGAGGACCTGGAGGTGGACTTCGCGAGGCGGCTGGTGGAGGGGGCGGCGGAGGCGGCGAGGCGGCTTGGGGCCTTTCTCCTCGGGGGGGACACCAACCGGGGGCCTGAGGTGGCCCTCACGGTGAGCGGCTTTGGCCCCGCCCGGGCCCCCCTGCCCCGGAGGGCCCTCCCCGGGGACCTCCTCTACCTCGCGGGGGACCGCTGGGGGCGGGTGGGGGCCGCCATCCGGGCCCACTACCAGGGGCGGGCCCTCGAGGCCTTCCCCCTCATCCGGGAGGCGGCCTTCTACCCCCTGCCGCGCCTCGAGCTCCTGGCCCTAGAGGGCCTCCTCCGGGGGGCCTTGGACTCCTCCGATGGCCTGGCAGAAACCCTCTGGCAGGTCTCGGAGCTTGGGGTGCGGGTGGACCTCGAGGCCCTCCCCCTTCACCCCGATGTCCTGGCCTTCGCCGGGGGGGAGGGGGAGGCCAGGGCGCTGGTCCTCTATGGGGGCGAGGAGTTTGAGGCGGTGCTCCTGGTGCCCCCGGAAAGGGAGAGCGAGGTCCTGGCCCGCGCGGAAGGGGCCGGGCTTCCCCTCTTCCGCGCAGGAAGGGTGGGGGAGGGGGAGGGGGTGTACTTCTGGGGCGAGCTCGTGCCCCGGCAGGGGTACACCCACTTTTAAGCGCTCCCGGAGCTTTCGCTCCGGCGGGATCCTTCTGTTCTTTCGTTCACAAAAGCCCGCGCCCCTCCCCCTTACCCTATGGCCCTATGACGACCCTACCCAAGCCCGGCGACGTGCGCACCGCCGCCCTGGAAAGGCGCTCCATCCGCCGCTACAGGCCCGACCCCATCCCCGAGCCCCTCCTTAGGGAGGTCCTGGAACTGGCCCTGAAGGCCCCTTCCGCCTGGAACCTCCAGCCCTGGCGCATCCTGGCGGTGCGGGACCCGGAGCTGAAAAGGGCCCTCAAGGAAGCCTCCTTCGGCCAGCGCCAGGTGGAGGAGGCCCCGGTGGTCCTGGTCCTCTACGCGGACATGGAGGACGCCCTGGCCCACCTGGAGGAGGTCATCCACCCGGGCGTGCAAGGGGAAAGGCGCGAGGCCCAGAAGGCCAGCATCCTGAAGGCCTTCGCCGGGATGGACCCCAAGGCGCGGGCCCAGTGGGGGGCGGGGCAGAGCTACATCCTCCTGGGCTACCTCCTCCTTCTCCTCCAGGGGTACGGCCTGGCCAGCGTGCCCATGCTGGGCTTTGACCCCGAGCGGGTGAAGGCCCTTCTGGGCCTGCCCGCCCACGCGGCCATCCCCGCCCTCCTCCCCGTGGGCTACCCCGCGGAGGAGGGCTTCCCCCACCACCGCCTGCCCCTGGAGCGGGTGGTGCGCTTCCTTTAAGCGCCCCCGGCGGGTTGGGCAAGGGGGTTGCCCCTATACTTGACCCATGAGGGCCTTTAAACCCCACCTCCGGGGCCTCGCCCCCTACCCCTACGCCTCCTTAGAGGCCCCCGTCAAGCTGGACCAGAACGAAAGCCCCTTTGACCTCCCCCCACCCCTTAAGGAGGAGGCCTTAAAGCGCATGGCCCGCCTCCCCTGGAACCGGTACCCGGAGATCCACGCGGAAGGCCTGAGGAAGAGGCTTTCCGCCCTTCTGGGCTGGCCCGAGGAGGGGGTGGTCCTGGCCCCGGGGTCCAACCTCCTCATCCTGGCCCTAGCCCTGGCCGCGGAGGAGGTCCTGGACCTGAGCCCCTCCTTCCCCCACTACGCCCACGCCGCCCGGGCCGCGGGCACCCCCTACCGGGCGGTGCCCCTCCTGGAGGGGTTTGGGCTTCCCTTGGAGGCCCTCCTGGAGGCCTTCACCGGCGGGGTCTTTTTCCTCCCCAACCCCCACGCCCCCACGGGGGCCCTCTTTCCGGAGGAGGCCCTAAAGGCCCTGGCGGAGCGGGCCGAGGAGGTGGGGGGGCTTCTGGTGGTGGACGAGGCCTACCGGGAGTTTTCGGGCACGGACTTCCGGGCCCTCCTTGGGGCAAGCCCCCACGTGGCCTTCTTGCGCACCTTCTCCAAGGCCTTCTCCTTGGGGGGCATCCGGGCGGGCTACCTCCTGGCCCACCCGGAGGTGGCCCAGGCGGTGCGGGAGGTCCTGCCCCCCTTCGTCCTCCCCGCCCACACCGGGGCCGTCCTGGAGGTGGTCCTGGAGAACCCGGGCTACGCCGAGGAGGTGGCGGCCTACGTGCGCGCGGAGCGGGAAAGGGTGTACCGGAGGCTTCTGGAACACCCCACCTGGCGGCCCTACCCCAGCCACACCAACTTCCTCCTGGTGCGCACCCCCGACGCGGAGGAGGCCTTCCGCCACCTCCTCCGCCAGGGGGTTCTGGTGCGCCGGCAGGACCGCTACCCCATGCTCCAGGGGTGCCTTAGGGTCACGGTGGGCCTACGGGAGGAGATGGAGGCCTTCCTGAGGGCGGCCTTTGAGGTGGCCTATGCGTGAGGCCCTGGTGGAGCGGGCCACGGCGGAGACCTGGGTCAAGGTGCGCCTGGGCCTGGACGGCCCCGTGGGGGGGGAGATCGCCACGGGCCTTCCCTTCCTGGACCACATGCTCCTCCAGCTCCAGCGCCACGGGCGCTTCCTCCTGGAGGTCTCCGCCAAGGGGGATTTGGAGGTGGACGTGCACCACCTGGTGGAGGACGTGGGGATCACCCTGGGCCTCGCCCTCAAGGAGGCCTTGGGGGAGGGGCGGGGCCTCGAGCGCTACGGGGAGGCCTACGCCCCCATGGACGAGACCCTGGTCCTCTGCGTCTTGGACCTTTCCGGGAGGCCCCACCTGGAGTTCCGCCCCGAGGACTGGCCGGTGGAGGGGGCGGCGGGGGGGATGAACCACTACCACCTCCGGGAGTTCCTGAGGGGCCTCGCCAACCACGGCCGCCTCACCCTCCACCTCAGGCTCCTCTCGGGTCGGGAGGCCCACCACGTCCTCGAGGCCAGCTTCAAGGCCCTGGCCCGGGCCCTCCACCGGGCCACCCGCCTCACGGGGGAGGGGCTTCCCAGCACCAAGGGGGTGCTGTGAGGGCGCTTCTCATTGACTACGGCTCGGGGAACCTAAGGAGCGCGGCCAAGGCCCTGGAGGCCGCGGGCTTTTCCGTGCGGGTGGAGGCGGACCCCAAGGCCTTCCCCGAGGCCGACCTCCTGGTCCTCCCCGGGCAGGGCCACTTCGGCCAGGTCATGGCCGCCTTCCGCCAAAGCGGCTTTCTGGAAAGGGTTCTCTCCCACCTGGAAAGGGGCCTCCCTTTCCTCGGGATCTGCGTGGGCATGCAGGTCCTCTACCAGGGCTCGGAGGAGGCCCCGGGGGTGAAAGGCCTCGGGCTTTTCCCGGGGGAGGTGCGCCGCTTCCCCAAAGGCCGGGTCCCCCAGATGGGCTGGAACCGGCTCCGCTTCCAGGGGGCCTTCCAGCCCCTTTCCGGCCGCTACTTCTACTTCGCCAACTCCTACTACGGGCCCCTTCTCCCCGAGGCCCTAGGGGAAGGGGAGTACGCGGGCACCCCCTTCGCGGCCCTCCTCGCGCGGGAAAACCTCCTTGCCCCCCAGTTCCACCCGGAGAAGAGCGGGCGGGCGGGGCTTGCCTTCTTGGAGCTAGCGCGAGGCTACTTCCAGGTCCTCTAGCTTAAGAAGCCTTCCCTGGGCCCCGAAGGCCGTGGCCGCCAAAGCCCCCGCCAGGTTGGCGAGCCTCCCCGCCTCCAGGGGCCCTTTCCCCGAGAGGAGGGCGTGGGCGAAGGCCGCGGTGTAGGCGTCCCCCGCCCCCGTGGAGTCCACGATGTCCTCCACCGGAAAGGGTTCCAGAAGCTCTTCCCCTCCCGGGGTCACCACGATGGAGCCCATGGCCCCCACCTTGATGGCGAGGTTCTGGAAGCCCTCCTGCCTAAGCCGGGCCACCCCTTCCGAGAGGGAGGCCGCGCCGGTGAGGGCCAGAAGCTCCGTCTGGTTCATGAGGAGCCAGGCCGCCCCCCGCAGGTACTTTAGAAGCTCCCGCCCCGCGGCCCGCACCGCCCCCGTGCCTAGGTCGGCGAAGATGGGAAGCTCCCGTTTCCTGGCGGCCTCCAAGACCTCCACCGCGTAGCTTCGGGAAGGCCCCCCCACCAGGGCGTAGGCGGAGAGGACCACCGCGTCCACCTCGTCCAGATAGCGGGGTTTGAAGAGGCCGGGGTCCAGGTAGCGGCTTGCCCCCTCGGCGCTCACCATGGCCCGCTCCCCTCCCGGCACCACCAGGATGAGCACGGAGCTCGTGGTGTGCTCCGGGTCCTCCTGCAGGTGGCGGAGGTCCACCCCCACCTCCCGCACCCGGCTTAGGGCGAGCTCGGCGAAGGGGTCCCGGCCCACCCGGCCCGCCAGGTAGACCCGGTGCCCTAGGCTGGCCAGCTGGGCCGCCAGGGTGCCCCCGGCCCCGCCCGGCTTCATCAGGGCCCGGCGGGAGGGGATCTCCTCCCCCGGCTCCGGTATCCGTTCCAGGAAGAACAAGAGGTCCACCGAGACATCCCCCAGCACGAAGAACCGCATTCCGCCTCCTTCCCGACTTTGCCCTCACTATACCCCAAGGAGGGCCATCCTGCCTTTAGGCCCCAGTATACCCCGCTTTATGAGAAGAAAGTAACAAGAAGGGCGCCCCCGGGTTAGGCCCCCTGGGCAAATCGGAAGAAGGCGCCCTGCTACGCCCTTAAAACCGCCGGTCCTCCACCAAGGGCCCCGCGATCTCGCCCACGAGCTCCACCTCGTCCACCCGGAGGCCCGTGGCCTTCTGGATGGCCTCCATGAGGCCGGGGGGCACTTTTTCCCCTTTAAGCCGGAGCACCAGCTTGTCCGTGCCCTCGAGCTTCCTCTCCAGCACCACCTGGAAGCCCTTGGGGTCCAGCCCGAACCCCGCCAGGATGGGGGAGAGCTCCGTGGGGTAGAGCTTCACCCCCTTCACCTTCACCATGGCGTCCGTGCGCCCGAAGACCCCCCGGGGGAGGACCGTGAGGCCCTCCCGCCTCTCCGCGATGGCCAGATCGCCGGTGCGGAAGCGGAGCATGGGCATGAGGGTGCGGCTTAGGGCGGTGACCACCAGCTCCCCCTTTTCCCCGTCGGCCACGGGCTTCAGGGTCTCGGGGTCCAGCACCTCCAGGATGGCCATCTCCGGGATCTCCCAAAGCCCGTCCTTGGCCATGGTCTCCCCGGCCACGATGCCGAGCTCGCTGGTGCCGTAGGCGTCCAGGGCCACCCCGCCCAGGAGGGCCTCCACCTTCTCCCGGAAGCCGGGCACGGAGGTGAAGGGCTCGCCCCCGGCGAGGAGGAGGGGGAACCTTCCCCCCGCCTGCCCCACCTTGAGGGCGAAGGAGGGGTTGGTGACCAGGACGTCAAACCCGTAAGCCTGGCCGATCTCCGCGATCCGCCCTGCCTCCCCGGGCCCGTGGGGGAAGACCAGGTTCCCGGCCCGCCACAGGGCCTGGTGGAAGAGCCACCCCCCGGCGAAGACGTGGTAGCTGAAGGCCACCAGGACCTTCTTCCCCACCAGGCCCAGCCGCCGGTAGTGCGCCGCCAGGGCCTCCGCCTGGTAGCGGAGGTCTTCTTGCGAGAGGTACTCCGGCATCCAGCCCATGAGGGGGCTTGGGGTGAGGTGCATGAGGCTTGCCCCCTCGGGGGGCCTGGGGTTTTCCCTGAGGTAGGCCACCCACTCCTCCCGGGTGGTGAGGGGGAGGGTTTGGAGGGTTTCTAGGCTCACCTCTTCCGGGCTTAGGCCCTTCAGCTTTTCCCGGTAGACGGGGTGCTCGAGGGCCGCCTTCACCACTTCCCGAAGCCTTGCTTCCCGGTCCATCCTGGGCCTCCTTTGGCGGGGATTATACCCCGGCCAAGGAGAGGAGGCGGGGCAGGGCCTCTTCCAGCTCAAGGAGGCCCTCCCGCCTCAGGGTGATGTGCCCCACCTTGCGCCCGGGGCGCACCGCCTTGCCGTACCAGTGGAGGTGGGCCCCTTCCAGGGCCAGGACCTGGGCGAGGTCGGGCCGGTGGCCGATGAGGTTCACCATGGCGCTGTGGCCCCTTGGGGCGGTGGAGCCCAGGGGCAGGCCCAGGACCGCCCGGAGGTGGTTTTCAAACTGGCTCGTCTCCGCCCCCTCTATCGTCCAGTGGCCGGAGTTGTGCACCCGGGGGGCCATCTCGTTGAAGAGGAGCGCCTCCCCCACCTGGAAGAACTCGAGGGCCAGCACCCCCACGTAGCCCAGGGCCTCCAAGGCCGCCCGGGCGTAGCCTTCCGCTTTGGCCTGGAGATCCGGGCTGAGGCCGGGCGCGGGGGCGCGGGAAAGCCTCAGGATCCCCCCCCGGTGGTGGTTCTCCACCAGGGGGTAGAAGGCCACCTCCCCCCCCAGGCCCCGCACCGCCAGGAGGGAGACCTCCCGGTCAAAGGGCACGAAGCCCTCCAGGATGAGCCCCTTTCCCCCGAGGGCCTCCAGGGCCTTTGGGGCTTCCTCCAGGGTTCGGATGAGGGCCTGCCCCTTGCCGTCGTAGCCCCCTCTTCGGGTCTTGAGGAGGGCGGGAAGGCCCACCCGCTTGAGGCCCTCCTCCAGGTCCTCGAGGCCCCCCACGGGGTGGAAGGGGGGGGTGGGCACCCCGAGCTCCCGGAAGAAGGTCTTCTCCCGAAGCCGGTCCTGGGCCACCTCCAGGGCCTTCGGGGTGGGGCGGACGGGGAGGAGGCCTTCCAGGAAGCGCGCGGCCTCCACGGGCACGTTCTCAAACTCGTAGGTGACGAGGTCTAGCCCTTCCGCGAAGCGCCTTAGGGCCTCCTCGTCCAGGAAGTCCCCCACGAAAAGCGCCCCCACCTGCCCGGCGCAGGCCTCCGGGGAGGGGTCCAGGAAGCGGAAGGTGAGGCCCAAGGGGTAGCCCGCCAGGGCCAGCATCCGCCCCAGCTGGCCCCCGCCCAGCACGCCCACCCTCATCCTTCCTCCCGGGGGTCGGGGTGGGCCAGGACGGCCTCCGTCTGGGCCTTGCGGTAGGCCTTGAGCCGCTCCATCACCTCGGGGTGCTTCAGGCCCACGATGCTGGCGGCAAGAAGCGCGGCGTTCACCGCCCCCGCCCGCCCGATGGCCAGGGTGCCCACGGGCACCCCGGCGGGCATCTGCACGATGGAGAGGAGGGAGTCCAGCCCCTTCAGGGCCTGGCTTTCCACCGGCACCCCGAGCACCGGCAGGGGGGTGTGGGCCGCGGTCATCCCGGGGAGGTGGGCCGCCCCCCCCGCCCCGGCGATGATGACCATGAGGCCCCGCTCCTCCGCCGTCTTGGCGTACTCCGCCATGAGGTCCGGGGTGCGGTGGGCCGA harbors:
- the purE gene encoding 5-(carboxyamino)imidazole ribonucleotide mutase, whose protein sequence is MRPLVGVIMGSKSDWATLRHAAETLEALGVPYEVRVVSAHRTPDLMAEYAKTAEERGLMVIIAGAGGAAHLPGMTAAHTPLPVLGVPVESQALKGLDSLLSIVQMPAGVPVGTLAIGRAGAVNAALLAASIVGLKHPEVMERLKAYRKAQTEAVLAHPDPREEG
- a CDS encoding carbohydrate kinase family protein, translated to MRFFVLGDVSVDLLFFLERIPEPGEEIPSRRALMKPGGAGGTLAAQLASLGHRVYLAGRVGRDPFAELALSRVREVGVDLRHLQEDPEHTTSSVLILVVPGGERAMVSAEGASRYLDPGLFKPRYLDEVDAVVLSAYALVGGPSRSYAVEVLEAARKRELPIFADLGTGAVRAAGRELLKYLRGAAWLLMNQTELLALTGAASLSEGVARLRQEGFQNLAIKVGAMGSIVVTPGGEELLEPFPVEDIVDSTGAGDAYTAAFAHALLSGKGPLEAGRLANLAGALAATAFGAQGRLLKLEDLEVASR
- the hisH gene encoding imidazole glycerol phosphate synthase subunit HisH, with the translated sequence MRALLIDYGSGNLRSAAKALEAAGFSVRVEADPKAFPEADLLVLPGQGHFGQVMAAFRQSGFLERVLSHLERGLPFLGICVGMQVLYQGSEEAPGVKGLGLFPGEVRRFPKGRVPQMGWNRLRFQGAFQPLSGRYFYFANSYYGPLLPEALGEGEYAGTPFAALLARENLLAPQFHPEKSGRAGLAFLELARGYFQVL
- a CDS encoding nitroreductase family protein — encoded protein: MTTLPKPGDVRTAALERRSIRRYRPDPIPEPLLREVLELALKAPSAWNLQPWRILAVRDPELKRALKEASFGQRQVEEAPVVLVLYADMEDALAHLEEVIHPGVQGERREAQKASILKAFAGMDPKARAQWGAGQSYILLGYLLLLLQGYGLASVPMLGFDPERVKALLGLPAHAAIPALLPVGYPAEEGFPHHRLPLERVVRFL
- a CDS encoding tetratricopeptide repeat protein — protein: MKRLALLLFLVPALAQGLVLPFEGPRGYQLAQAFALGLQAPPPTLLALLLPEPPWRQGYELVGGLYTQAGAALAREITGADWVLLGREEERGLRVFLAKGDGVEEGLFPTPGLAWLWLQGKGLAPRYSPLPEPLLPEERLRALAQGEDPDPLHRSALDLKEGRGSGLLEGLLPGRLLLLWQGRPPAAYEALDLLAQGKKEEALRAAEGLEKGGLLDRLTAHLLYRALEDGRWKGSARALAEAYPYLAFAWEEVSFAAFEEGRGEEAREALLKALKLRPDHWLYWTNLGWAHYLTGDLPRAILASERAVRLAPNATAYYNLGLFRAIYGDVLGAKAAYDRALRLDEGEDVEAALKDLEEREEPLALFFRAYLSERAGLEAKALYRAFLEARPRHPAAPLAQRALKRLEGDGVALTLLRLVLIPGDRDARPFRAGEAIFPEVRLEGSPFLPKGELRVALLAPEGPVAEEAKPLGFPPLTTALVETGPAVTPKAPGRYTLEVRYGPARASLPLEVGPPSLARKLYALGLLPKDLSGRDLLTPEEALGERGEVLLLERTAEALREAAPLATSERLRSPLKGGPFAGKSVQELLREATPELARAFYEKVVEAPELLGDQDAVNAFVNWVLEGERP
- a CDS encoding thiamine-phosphate kinase; translated protein: MRLRDIGERALLKGLAPLGYPEGAPLPPGDDAGGVWVGEGAWLLKTDGFLYREVALKGMGPFEVGFRGVAATASDLLAKMARPLGFTLGLFLPEDLEVDFARRLVEGAAEAARRLGAFLLGGDTNRGPEVALTVSGFGPARAPLPRRALPGDLLYLAGDRWGRVGAAIRAHYQGRALEAFPLIREAAFYPLPRLELLALEGLLRGALDSSDGLAETLWQVSELGVRVDLEALPLHPDVLAFAGGEGEARALVLYGGEEFEAVLLVPPERESEVLARAEGAGLPLFRAGRVGEGEGVYFWGELVPRQGYTHF
- the hisB gene encoding imidazoleglycerol-phosphate dehydratase HisB, whose translation is MREALVERATAETWVKVRLGLDGPVGGEIATGLPFLDHMLLQLQRHGRFLLEVSAKGDLEVDVHHLVEDVGITLGLALKEALGEGRGLERYGEAYAPMDETLVLCVLDLSGRPHLEFRPEDWPVEGAAGGMNHYHLREFLRGLANHGRLTLHLRLLSGREAHHVLEASFKALARALHRATRLTGEGLPSTKGVL
- a CDS encoding phenylacetate--CoA ligase family protein, which codes for MDREARLREVVKAALEHPVYREKLKGLSPEEVSLETLQTLPLTTREEWVAYLRENPRPPEGASLMHLTPSPLMGWMPEYLSQEDLRYQAEALAAHYRRLGLVGKKVLVAFSYHVFAGGWLFHQALWRAGNLVFPHGPGEAGRIAEIGQAYGFDVLVTNPSFALKVGQAGGRFPLLLAGGEPFTSVPGFREKVEALLGGVALDAYGTSELGIVAGETMAKDGLWEIPEMAILEVLDPETLKPVADGEKGELVVTALSRTLMPMLRFRTGDLAIAERREGLTVLPRGVFGRTDAMVKVKGVKLYPTELSPILAGFGLDPKGFQVVLERKLEGTDKLVLRLKGEKVPPGLMEAIQKATGLRVDEVELVGEIAGPLVEDRRF
- a CDS encoding 2-phosphosulfolactate phosphatase — translated: MCRLDLCRTPAQGPLLLVEVLPAGSLLTALLARGAEAVWVAPGPKVARLLAEELGAKALLLGEAEGFPPEGFHGRLALADLPGLQVEGRLPILAAPTLYESLLPEEEEVYLANFRNAKAVLERFSGEKGLTLRPAGAPEPLLSALVAAGFLLKRLRPEGPPHMAALLLKAFPDPQEALFQSEEGQALHRQGRTEELALASLIGVDPVVPTLVEKRRYPKAAYGLSQDRLAYRFAPWNG
- a CDS encoding pyridoxal phosphate-dependent aminotransferase yields the protein MRAFKPHLRGLAPYPYASLEAPVKLDQNESPFDLPPPLKEEALKRMARLPWNRYPEIHAEGLRKRLSALLGWPEEGVVLAPGSNLLILALALAAEEVLDLSPSFPHYAHAARAAGTPYRAVPLLEGFGLPLEALLEAFTGGVFFLPNPHAPTGALFPEEALKALAERAEEVGGLLVVDEAYREFSGTDFRALLGASPHVAFLRTFSKAFSLGGIRAGYLLAHPEVAQAVREVLPPFVLPAHTGAVLEVVLENPGYAEEVAAYVRAERERVYRRLLEHPTWRPYPSHTNFLLVRTPDAEEAFRHLLRQGVLVRRQDRYPMLQGCLRVTVGLREEMEAFLRAAFEVAYA
- a CDS encoding 5-(carboxyamino)imidazole ribonucleotide synthase, giving the protein MRVGVLGGGQLGRMLALAGYPLGLTFRFLDPSPEACAGQVGALFVGDFLDEEALRRFAEGLDLVTYEFENVPVEAARFLEGLLPVRPTPKALEVAQDRLREKTFFRELGVPTPPFHPVGGLEDLEEGLKRVGLPALLKTRRGGYDGKGQALIRTLEEAPKALEALGGKGLILEGFVPFDREVSLLAVRGLGGEVAFYPLVENHHRGGILRLSRAPAPGLSPDLQAKAEGYARAALEALGYVGVLALEFFQVGEALLFNEMAPRVHNSGHWTIEGAETSQFENHLRAVLGLPLGSTAPRGHSAMVNLIGHRPDLAQVLALEGAHLHWYGKAVRPGRKVGHITLRREGLLELEEALPRLLSLAGV
- a CDS encoding WecB/TagA/CpsF family glycosyltransferase, which gives rise to MERLTLLGLPLDPVDMEGALERIGRFLEEGGAHQVVTLNPEIAVRAQEDEALRRAVLEAELVTPDGVGILWAAQRLCGVELKERVTGIDLTLALLGRFPGLRVYLLGGRPGVAEKAAKEVARLGGEVVGFHHGYFREEGPVLEDIQKKAPDLLLVGMGERQEVFIHRNKAHLGARVAMGVGGTLDVLAGEAKRPPLWAQRLGLEWLLRVGLDPKRWRRAPRLFRFAYMVLREKG